In the genome of Candidatus Electrothrix rattekaaiensis, the window TTCTTTTTAAAATGGCATGATATGCCTATGGCTAGAGAAGGGCTTCCTTGTTTTTTATTTCTGTAAGAAAGAAAAAAAGCTACCACATAGTGTGCGGGGCATTGCTTGTTGAGCCAGTTTTTTTTAATTCTGATTGACGTGTATTCCGTTTTGTAAGCGGAAAAACTCACTGGTGACGAGAAATTTATTGTCCAGCAGGAAGGATATTATTGTCGGGAGAGCAGGGAAAAGCAATGCGGGTAGCCGAACTCGAATGATTCAGCCACCAATGCATTATTTTGAAATGTTTAATTATATAAAATATTTTTCAGAGCCCGTACAGGCTTTTGTCGCCGATATCGAAATGAAGGGGCATGCGCCATTTGGCGATAACGAGCCAAGTAAGGAGCAGAGCTGCCGGGAGGAGGAAGTATGGCTCGGCAGCGGAAAATCCTAAGAGACGGCTCAAGACTGAGCCGCAAAGGAATAAAGGAACCAAGGGAAGCCCGATAATCCGAAAGCAGAGAGATTCTTTCAGGGCAAACATTCCGGCACCGACATAAAAAAAGCCTAGACTCAGGTCAGCTAGAGTATCCGCCAGCGGGCCTGCTCCCTTGAGGGCATAGGCAAAGGCCAGGATGATAAAGCCGATCCAGCTAACAAAAGGGAAAAACCATCTGAATTTTGGATCGTAAAGATGTACATCTGCACTTGCCAGCGCAATGCCAGCGGCAAAGACAGGTAAGTAAAAAATACCGAGTATCTGTACACCGATGATTCGTTCAATGCTGTAGATCAGGGCAGTTACGGCTGCAATGGTCAGGCCGGTTCGGTAGAGGGCAACAGTCATGTTGTCCAAGGAATTCATTTCTGGAGTATGTTCAGGATTCGCCATAATAGATGTCTTGAGAAATTTTTGAACCCGGCGTTAAAACACCGGTTTTTTTTGTCGTGCTGTCCCTTGGGGATCCTTTTTGCTGGACGCTATGAGATCATTCCAAGAAGAGAAAGTCAACTGCTTTTGCTCACAACTCTTTTTCCTTGAATCCCCAAAAGGGATAATCAAGCTGATACGAGCCGATCAGGCCCGGTGTGTGTTCCCTGCTGGCGACCAGCCAGAGCGCATTTTCGCGCTGCTCCGGCGGGGCGTTGCTGAACGGGTCCCATTGCGGCAGCAGAACCATCGCGTTGTCCGCAGAATACTCAATATCCCCGGATCCCTTAAAGGCCCCCAGCTGGGGCTGTTTATCATACTGCCCGTCATCGCCGCGTGTCAGCTCGGAAATCACCAAAAAAGAGACATTCAGTTCATCACGCAGGGCCTCAAGATGACGGAGCCAAGCATCAATGCCGGTTCGCCGTTCTGAAAGATCCTTAAACGGCAGTTTATGCAGACTGTCGATCACCACCATAGTGTACTCGGATTTGCTTTCATGGCGGAGAAAATCAATATGACTGCGCATCAGCTTAGGATCAAGCTTACGATCCGTGACCACCCGGAACCAAGGCAGCAGTTTTTGCAACTCAGCTTTGGCAGCTGCAAGCTGCTTTTGTTCTTGCTCTGCGAGAGTATTACTTTGCAGCTGATTAGTGCTTAATCTGCTCAAACGGGAGAGAGTACGCTGGTAGATCTTCTGCCGACCGTTTTCAAAATCATAATAAATAACCGGAACCTTGCGCCGAGCCATTTCCGTTGCCACCTGGATAAAAAAGCAGGATTTGCCCGCCTTGGGCAGACCGCCCATGATGTTGACCCCGTGCAGACCGCCCAGGGCCTTGTCCATTTTGGCAAAGCCGGAGACCATAGTCTGATAGTTTTCCCCGCCTTGTAGGCTGAGTTGTTCCTCAAGATGAAGAAATTCCCGTTCCGGCGAACTAAATGGGGAAAATGATTTTGCCTCCAGGATCAGTTTGAAAAATGCCTGATGAAATCCCTTCCCCTGTTCTCTGGCCAGCTGCATCAGGTTAAACTGCCTCGGCGCAGTATCAGGCCAGCGGATCATCCTGATCTTGAAGCCGATCCGCGTGGCAAGTTCACGGGCTGCGGCAATGGATTCCGGGGTATGGTTGACGCAGAGAAAAACGGTCTTGAGCCAAGCCAACCGTTCTGTTTCCAGATGCGTAAATTCAGTGACATCCGGCAAGGCAATGCCGGGTAGTCCCAACTGTCGAACCGCAAGCAGATTATCCTCGCCCTCAATGATCACCAGACTGCCGTTTTCACAACGCTGGATATCCTCCATGTTGAAAATTCGCAATCCGGGCCGGGCAATATCTTCATCACCGTGCCAGAAGCTGTCTTCCGGCTTGTCCGGATGAACGCAGCGAGCTGCATAGCAGTTGCCGTCCGCTTGAACATACGGATAGACCAGATAGCGTCCGTTATAACCGATCTTCATTTCCTGAAGAACCGCCCGAGATATCCCAGACTGAGCAAAGCGGTCAATCAGGTCATCGGTCATCCTGTCCATAAAATCGAGCACTTCATGGTTAATATTCCTGACCGGATAATTAACCTGACCGGCAGCGTAATCCCGGTCCGGGTCAAAACCGGGTGTTAGGCTCAGGTCAAGATGAGATTGTCTGGCAAAATGAAGCGGAAATCCACCCGGTGAACAGCGATTGAGACAGCGAAAATAGCCGTGAAAATAGCTTTCCGGGTTGAGGAAAACAACAAGGGCCTTGTCTCCATTCTTATGTTTTTTGTTTGCTGTATCGCCGGACCGGGAGCAGAAAGGGCAGTCCGCAGTCAGGACTTTATTGTGTAGTTTTGCCCCTGGGAGTCGAGTGAGATAAAAATTAGTTACCGGGTCAGTACGTTTCATGGTCGGTATCCTTTATTTTTTTCAGCGACATGCATTATTATTTTTAGGTGATTCTATCATGAAAAGGCATTCAAGTACATTTCAATTTTTTATATCGGAACGCAGGCAAAGTAATATTTCCTGCATTTGTATAATAAGTGCATTTTGTCTCCATTCTTGCTGAAGGCGGTTCGCTGTGCTCTTTCCTTGAACTTTCTCCACTGCGCTGGTAAACTCCATTCATAACATAATAAAATCAACGATTCCTGTCCTGTTTGTTGGGCGAAAAGAGTCCTGGTTACGCTAACAGTATAAACTTGGAGCCACACCAAGAATTGTAAACTCAAGGAGACTGCACCTATGTCGGAAAATTCCGCAATGTTCAAGTACGACGAATATGGCAACACCCGTGAGATATATGTCTATTCCAGCGGACTGAACCTCCATGCCGACCCGTTTGTCAATCGAGGGACCGCTTTTACCGATGATGAACGGCAGCGTCTCGGGCTGATTGCCATGCTGCCCCCTGCTGTGCGCAGCTTGGAAGAGCAGGTGGAAAACAGCCGGGTCAAGGTGGAAGACAAGGAGTCGGATATCGAACGTTTTGTCTATATCCGTTCCCTGTTCGACCGCAATGTGACCCTAGCTCATGCCCTGATCAAAAGCGATATCAGTCGCTATATGTCTATCATCTATACCCCGACTGTAGGATATGCCTGCCAGCAATATTCCTCTATGTTTCGCTCTGCCAATGGGCTGCATTTTCATCCTGGGAATATTGATCAGGCGGAAAATGTCCTCCGTCGTTTTCAGCAGCGGGATATTCGGGTCGCAGTGGTGACGGACAATCATGGTATTCTTGGACTCGGTGATCAGGGAGCAGGGGGAATTGCCATCTGCCTGGGCAAGCTGATGCTCTATACCCAGGGGGCGGGCATCGCGCCGTGGCATTGTCTGCCGATCTCCCTGGATGTGGGCACCAATAACGAGACACTGCTTAATGATCATGAGTACTTGGGATGGCGACATAAACGTATTGCCGGGGACCAGTATATCGATTTTATCCAGCGTTTCGCCCGGGCCTTCCGCAATGTCTTTCCTAGTGCCCTTTGTCAGTGGGAGGATTTTTCCAAGCAGAACGCCTTTGCCATTCGTGATACCTTTCTTCGTGACCTGATCTCCTTTAACGACGACATCCAGGGGACCGGCGCAGTCGCCCTAGCTGCCATCTATACCGCCATGCGGATTAAGCAGGAAAGTCTGGTAGAGCAGAAGTTCCTGATCCACGGCGCAGGGGCAGGGGGGATCGGTATTGCCGAGCAGATTATGCTTGCTCTTTGTGCGGAAGGGATGTCGGAAGAGGAGGCTCGGAAGCAGATCTTCACCTTGGATTCACAGGGGCTCATCATAACGGATCGAGATATTCTCCCCTATAAACAAAAATTTGCACAGGATCCGGCAGCACTTGATTGGTTACAAGAGGAAAAAGACGGGCAGCTGGAAAATGTGGTAAAAAAGGCCGGGATTACCGTGTTGATAGGTACTTCGGGCCAGCCCGGTTGCTTTAGTAAAGAGGTCGTGCTTTCAGTACTGGAGCACACTGATCGTCCGGTAATAATGCCGCTTTCTAATCCGACAGATCATGCCGAAGCCGTGCCTGCGGATCTCTATAGCTGGACCGGTGGACGCGCTCTGATCGGAACAGGCTCACCTTTTCCAGATGTGCTCTATGAGGGACGGGCATTTTCTGTTGCTCAGGCGAATAATGTCTTTGTCTTTCCCGGTGTGGGACTCGGCACCTTGATGTCTGGTGCCCGCGAGGTGTTGCCGGAGTTCTTTACAGCCGCTGCCGGGGCGGTCTCTTCTTGTGTGAGTCCCGGAATTATGAAGGACGGTGTTCTGTTGCCTTCAGTGACAGAGCTTGCCCAAGTCAGCCTCAAGGTTGCCCAAGCCGTGGGTGAGGCAGCAATTGCGGCAGGAGTGAGTCGGCCTTGCGCTTTTTCCAGCTTTCAGCACCATAATGATCCGATTCGTTTACAGCGATTGATCCGTCATTTTCGTTGGCAACCAACCTATCTCCCTTTGGTTGCCATGTGAGGGTTGCCATATGAGGGTGCCATGTGAGAGGAAAATAGAATGAGGAGAGTTGCTTAGGTCATGGCGTATTGTTTATACTTTTTATACGCCATACTTTTTCAATTTATTCAGCAGGGTCTTTCGAGTAATCTGTAAGCGGCGGGCGGCCTCGCTGCGGTTTCCGTTGGTTTCCTCAAGGGTCTTCAGGATGAGAACACGCTCAGCTTCTCTCAGGGTTGACGGTTGTTCTTCTTCCTTTTTCGGATTCATTCCAGCCCAGTTTTGCACAGCCATAGGCAGGCTATCAAGGTCAAGATAGTCTCCCCGCATCAGGATTACGCCCCGTTCTATGGCATTTTCCAACTCCCGGACATTACCGGGCCAAGGGTAGCGATTAAAGATGTCCATGCATTCAGGGGTTATTCCCTGCACCTTCCGTTTATTTCTTTTGGCAAAATTGCGCAGGAAAAAGTCAGCGAGCAAGGGGATATCACCGTCACGGTCACATAAAGAAGGCATGTCTAGGGCCACAACATTGAGTCGGTAATAAAGGTCTTCCCGGAAGTTTCCCGTCTTCACTTCTGCTTCCAGATCCCGGTTGGTGGCCGTGACAATACGCACATCAACGGTAATGATTTCTTGGCCGCCGACTCGCTGGAGTTCGTGCTCCTGAAGAACCCGTAAGAGTTTTGCCTGCATGGCCGGGGTTGTTTCACCTATCTCATCAAGGAAGAGGGTACCCTCCTGAGCCCTGACAAAACATCCTTCTCGGAGGCGGTCCGCACCGGTAAAGGCTCCTTTTTCATGGCCAAAGAGCTCAGATTCCAGCAGAGTTTCAGAAAGGGCTGCGCAGTTGACCTTGATAAAGGGTCCCTTCCTGCGATGGCTTTTATAATGCAGGGCTGAGGCGACGAGTTCCTTGCCGGTCCCTGAATCACCGGTAATAAGTACTGTAGCCTCTGTGGGAGCAACCTGGACAATCATCTCCCAAAGGGTTTGCATAGGAGTTGAAGATCCTATGATCCTGCCGTCCTCACCAAAAGGTTTTTTAGAGAGTTCTGTCTTGTCCGGCTGCTGGCGATGCCCCAGAGCAACTTCCAAGGTTTGACGAAGTCGTTCAAAATCTATGGGTTTTGTCAGATAATCATGGGCACCCAGTTTAATTGCCTCAACAGCCGAATCTATTGAGGAGTAGGCAGTCATCATAACTACTGGAATCGATGGATTGATGGCGTGTATCTTGCGCAGAGCCTCTAGCCCGTCCATTGGTTCCATGCAAACATCCATGAGGATGACATCAAAAGGCCCTTGTCGTACAGCTTCAACCGCTATCTCGCCGTCATCTGCTTCATGACACGACCAGCCCCATTCAGTCAGCATGGAGTAGAGCATGTACCTATGGACTTCTTCATCGTCTACAATTAAAATTTGGACCTTCTTCTTTTCCATGGATTCAGTAGGTTATTGCGAATTTTATCGTTTCTGTTGAGGGCAGAGAGTTATTGTCGGTACGCTTATCTGTACAATATGTATTCAAGTAAAAGAAAAGACCTGGATTCAACTGATATAAAATAATGTGATGCCGTAAAATTATCATAAAAAAAAATCAGGGCTCACTTTATAAGTTATGTAGAAAACAAGTCGTTGTCCATAAAAAAAGGACTTTTGAAAAACAATATTGAAAAACAATATCCTTTGAGAGGGGGGAATTCGGGGAGTCTTCAGATTAATCACGCAGCGAAATACAATTCCAGCCTTTTTGGCGGGCAAGCGCAAGCAATTTTTCATCTGGATCAACGGCAACAGGGGTATCCACCTTTTCCAATAAGGGTAAGTCGTTGATCGAGTCACTATAAAAACAGCTTCCTTGGAGTGACATCTTATTTTTCGCCAGCCAGTTCTCCAAGCGTTGTACTTTGCCCTTATGAAAACAGGGGATGCCGTCAATCTCTGTGGTATAGCGATCATTGACGATCTTTGGTTCTGTTGCCAGCAGATGCTCTATCCCGAAGGCGCGGACAATCGGACCGGTGATAAAGCTGTTGGTTGCCGTGATAACCATCACGGTGTCTCCTTGCTCTTTATGCTTATTCACCAAGGTCAGTGCCTTTTCTCCGATCATCGGTTGGATAACTTCTTGCATAAACTCTGCATGGAGCAGCCGAAGTTCTTCCATGCTGCGTGCTGCCAGAGGCTGAAAACTGAATGCAGCAAATTCATAAATATCCAGGGTACCCTGCTTATACTGTTCATAAAAGCGGTTATTTTCCGCCTCATAATAGGCCTCGTCAACCAAGCCTTTGTTGATGAGAAAGCGGCCCCATTCATAATCGCTGTCACCGGCTAACAGGGTGTTATCAAGGTCAAAAAGAGAAAGCTTCATAGGCAGATCCTTTTGCAGGAAGTTTTTTTGGCTCTGAAATGTAGTGATTGTAGCATACTGATTGTAGCATATTGTACGGATTATTTGAAGGCACTTTGAAGATGGCTTTGAAGGTACTGCCCAGTACCGTGCAACAGGAGAGTGTTTGGGGCTAGTCGGGTTTCTGGATTGGAGTGATTGGAGTGACTGGAGTCACACCCGGGAATCGGAATTTCAGAAAAACAGAGACTGAGCAGGGCGGAATGCTGTCGATTCCAACCCTGTCGTGCTCTTCTTTAACGGTGACGAGAACCGTGTTTTTTGTTACGCTCTACTTCAATCTCATAGGCAAGAAGCACATTATTGTCACGAACTCCCTCAACCTCCACATACCTTCCGACTTCGGCCGGGCCGTGTTCTTCTTCTATTTCTGTTCTGTCCGTCACTTCAACTTCACGACCGCCGACCACCCATCTTCCTATAAGACCGGATCTCGGCAGACTGTCAATGATGCCGTAGATCTTAATTTCTTCTCTATAGCGTTCATATCTCCTGTCACGGTCGGCCAGTGCTACGCTTGCACAGAACAGGCTGATAAACATTGCGGCCAAAGTAACCAATGTTCCTGATTTTATTTTATCTGAAGTCACATGCCGAGAAGATTTTATAAAAGTGTTCATAGTGATTACTCCGTTAAAGAGAATGGATTAAAATGTCGAGTGGCTGTATCTCTATCTCTATCTGTAGCCATATCTTGTCTTACTTCTATTTTATCAGGACAAGATGAACAGAAAATGAATTTCGCCGTGAAAAGTTTGAATCAAGAACTTTTTACGAGAACATCACCTTTGAGAGAATGTTGACCCGCATGGGTGATCGTGAGCAGAGCAAGGTCACCGGGCAGCAGATCTGTCGGAGAGGTGAAATGAACAATATGATTTGTTCCTGTTCGTCCTTGTGCTCTGGAGGGGGACCAAGATTCAACCATGACCTCAACTGTCTTGTCAAGGAATTCCTGGTTGCGTTCCAAACTGATGGCATCCTGACGATTTTGAAAGCGTTGCAAGCGTTCTCCTTTCACCTCCTCGTCAACTTTATCGCTGAAATCAGTGGATCGGGTGTGAGGACGGTCCGAGTATTTAAAAGAAAAGGAGCCGTGAAAGCGAACGGTCTCCAGCAGATCCATGGTTTGCTCAAAATCCTCCTCTGTCTCGCCGGGGAATCCGACAATAACATCCGTGCAGATGGCGATGTCTGGGCGATAGGAACGCAGCTCTACGACTTTTTCCAGATACAGCTCTCTGGTGTACTTGCGATGCATTCGTTTCAGTACGGCATTGGACCCGGCCTGCACCGGCAAATGAAAATGGGGGCAGAGATTGGGAAGATCCCGGAAGCATTGCATCAGCTCGGTGGAGAGATCCTGAGGATTCGAGGTGGTGAAACGGAGCCGCTGCACTCCGGGTATCTCAGCAACCATCTTGAGCAGGTCGGCAAAGCCGGTCGTTTTTTCGGCAACCGCATTGGTGCAGCCGTAGGAGTTGACATTCTGGCCCAGTAGGGTGATTTCCTTGATGCCTCGCGCAATCAGGAGCCGAACCTCTTCCAGGATATCCGCAACCGGCCTGCTGATTTCACGGCCTCGGGTTGTCGGCACCACGCAATAGCTGCAATAATTATTACAGCCCTGCATAATGGTCACGAATTTACGAAACTCTGCTGACTGCGCCTGTGCAGGTGCTTCCTCTAAAAGTTTTTGAAAAGGAGGGATGGTGAACTCCTTGTCAAGATCGCAGGAAATTTCCCTGGCCGTTTCTTGCCGCTCAAGGCGTCCAAGCATTTCCGGCAGCTGATAGAGCTGCTGGGTTCCCACTACGATATCCACATGGGGCATCCGGCGGAAGATCTGTTCACCTTCCTGTTGAGCTACACAGCCTGCCACGGCGATGCGCAGGTCTGGCTGCTGTTTTTTCTGCTTGCGGAGCGATCCAAGCAGGCTGAAAACCTTCTGTTCTGCCTTGGCGCGAATGGAACAGGTATTGAGGATAACCAGATCGGCGTTGGTCGGCTCTCCCACCGGAATATAGCCGGATTGCGCCAGCATCTGCTCCATGATTTCCGAGTCCCGCTCGTTCATCTGGCAACCAAAGGTCTTTATATAAACGTGTTTGCTCATTATGTGTATTGTTATGTTGTTATACTTTGCATTGATTCTATATCGTCTCCAAGATAGGCCTTGATCACCTCTGGATTATTGCGGACTTCGTTCGGCGTACCTTCCGCGATTTTTTTGCCGTAATCCATCACAAAGATATGGTCGGACAGACTCATGACCAACTTCATATCGTGCTCGATCAGGAGGATGGAGATGCCGTCATCTCGGATCTCGGTAATCAATTCATCCAGCTCCACGGTTTCCTGGGGATTCATGCCAGCTGCCGGTTCATCAAGCAGGAGCAGGGCCGGATCGGTTGCCAAAGCCCTGGCTATCTCCAGCCTGCGTTGCGCTCCATAGGGTAAGTTCTTGGCAAATTCATTGGCTAGCTCGGCGAGACCGACTTTTTCTAAGAGGGCAAAGGAGCGGGCAATGACCTCTTTTTCTTCCTTAATTGTTCGCTTGTCGCGAAAGATTGCTCCGAGCACCCTGGCCTTGGTTCGGCAATGGCAACCGATCATGACGTTTTCCAGGACACTCATATCAGGGAAGAGGCGGATATTTTGAAAGGTCCGGGCAAGTCCCTGCACCGTCACCTGATTGGGTTTTAAGCCGTTGAGTCGTTTTGTGTCTTGTCCGGGCGGGGTCAGGAGGAGATTCCCGGCAGTCGGTTTGTAAATCCCAGTCAGGCAGTTGAAAAAGGTGGTCTTGCCTGCTCCGTTCGGGCCGATCAGAGCGGCGATTTCCCCCTGCCGAACCCGGATGTTGAGGTTATCCAAGGCCCTGATGCCGCCGAACTGCATGGTTAGGTCGCTGACCTCAAGGATAGGTGTTCCCTGTTGTTCGGTCATAATTTTTCGAAAAATTAAGATATGTTGGAGGACAAAATTGTAGCATTGTCTGCTTGCTATTACGCAAATTCAATGCGTAGCCGTTTGCCAACAGCGTGTGCGGCACGTTCTAATGTTTGAAGCGTTATTGAGGTGTTTTTGGGATCAAGTAAGCGATCCAATGCGGAGCGACTTGTATTCATCTTTTGAGCCATGGCTACTTTTGATAATTTTTGCGCCTTCATTGTCTGGTTAACTTGATAAGCAATAACGCGTTTAATGGCAACAGCCTCTGTTTCAGCCAGCAGGCCCTCTTCCTCCAGAAAATCATCAAAGCTGCTTCCAATGTGTTTATTCATTTTTATCTCCAAAAGTAGCCATGCGTTGCCGTGCAACCTTTAATTCACTTGTGGGTGTTTTTTGAGTTTTTTTAATAAAACCATGAAGCAAAACCATAAGTCCGTCATGAGAAGTGAATAGAATTCTTGCTATTCGACCATCAAGTCGGACACGCACTTCCCATAGGCCCTTTTCAATTTTGCGGACAAGGGGCATTCCTAACGGCCAACCGAACTGAACAGTTTTTATATCCTCTCCGATCACCTTGCGGTCTTCTTTATCAAGTTGTTTAAGCCATTCTCTTACGGGTTCTTTTCCTGAGTCTGATTTGTAAAAAACAACTTGTAATCTATAGGGTGTTTCCATATAGAAAGTGTAC includes:
- a CDS encoding DUF2301 domain-containing membrane protein, translated to MANPEHTPEMNSLDNMTVALYRTGLTIAAVTALIYSIERIIGVQILGIFYLPVFAAGIALASADVHLYDPKFRWFFPFVSWIGFIILAFAYALKGAGPLADTLADLSLGFFYVGAGMFALKESLCFRIIGLPLVPLFLCGSVLSRLLGFSAAEPYFLLPAALLLTWLVIAKWRMPLHFDIGDKSLYGL
- a CDS encoding DnaB-like helicase C-terminal domain-containing protein, encoding MKRTDPVTNFYLTRLPGAKLHNKVLTADCPFCSRSGDTANKKHKNGDKALVVFLNPESYFHGYFRCLNRCSPGGFPLHFARQSHLDLSLTPGFDPDRDYAAGQVNYPVRNINHEVLDFMDRMTDDLIDRFAQSGISRAVLQEMKIGYNGRYLVYPYVQADGNCYAARCVHPDKPEDSFWHGDEDIARPGLRIFNMEDIQRCENGSLVIIEGEDNLLAVRQLGLPGIALPDVTEFTHLETERLAWLKTVFLCVNHTPESIAAARELATRIGFKIRMIRWPDTAPRQFNLMQLAREQGKGFHQAFFKLILEAKSFSPFSSPEREFLHLEEQLSLQGGENYQTMVSGFAKMDKALGGLHGVNIMGGLPKAGKSCFFIQVATEMARRKVPVIYYDFENGRQKIYQRTLSRLSRLSTNQLQSNTLAEQEQKQLAAAKAELQKLLPWFRVVTDRKLDPKLMRSHIDFLRHESKSEYTMVVIDSLHKLPFKDLSERRTGIDAWLRHLEALRDELNVSFLVISELTRGDDGQYDKQPQLGAFKGSGDIEYSADNAMVLLPQWDPFSNAPPEQRENALWLVASREHTPGLIGSYQLDYPFWGFKEKEL
- a CDS encoding NAD-dependent malic enzyme, which codes for MSENSAMFKYDEYGNTREIYVYSSGLNLHADPFVNRGTAFTDDERQRLGLIAMLPPAVRSLEEQVENSRVKVEDKESDIERFVYIRSLFDRNVTLAHALIKSDISRYMSIIYTPTVGYACQQYSSMFRSANGLHFHPGNIDQAENVLRRFQQRDIRVAVVTDNHGILGLGDQGAGGIAICLGKLMLYTQGAGIAPWHCLPISLDVGTNNETLLNDHEYLGWRHKRIAGDQYIDFIQRFARAFRNVFPSALCQWEDFSKQNAFAIRDTFLRDLISFNDDIQGTGAVALAAIYTAMRIKQESLVEQKFLIHGAGAGGIGIAEQIMLALCAEGMSEEEARKQIFTLDSQGLIITDRDILPYKQKFAQDPAALDWLQEEKDGQLENVVKKAGITVLIGTSGQPGCFSKEVVLSVLEHTDRPVIMPLSNPTDHAEAVPADLYSWTGGRALIGTGSPFPDVLYEGRAFSVAQANNVFVFPGVGLGTLMSGAREVLPEFFTAAAGAVSSCVSPGIMKDGVLLPSVTELAQVSLKVAQAVGEAAIAAGVSRPCAFSSFQHHNDPIRLQRLIRHFRWQPTYLPLVAM
- a CDS encoding sigma-54 dependent transcriptional regulator, with translation MEKKKVQILIVDDEEVHRYMLYSMLTEWGWSCHEADDGEIAVEAVRQGPFDVILMDVCMEPMDGLEALRKIHAINPSIPVVMMTAYSSIDSAVEAIKLGAHDYLTKPIDFERLRQTLEVALGHRQQPDKTELSKKPFGEDGRIIGSSTPMQTLWEMIVQVAPTEATVLITGDSGTGKELVASALHYKSHRRKGPFIKVNCAALSETLLESELFGHEKGAFTGADRLREGCFVRAQEGTLFLDEIGETTPAMQAKLLRVLQEHELQRVGGQEIITVDVRIVTATNRDLEAEVKTGNFREDLYYRLNVVALDMPSLCDRDGDIPLLADFFLRNFAKRNKRKVQGITPECMDIFNRYPWPGNVRELENAIERGVILMRGDYLDLDSLPMAVQNWAGMNPKKEEEQPSTLREAERVLILKTLEETNGNRSEAARRLQITRKTLLNKLKKYGV
- a CDS encoding HAD family hydrolase, with the translated sequence MKLSLFDLDNTLLAGDSDYEWGRFLINKGLVDEAYYEAENNRFYEQYKQGTLDIYEFAAFSFQPLAARSMEELRLLHAEFMQEVIQPMIGEKALTLVNKHKEQGDTVMVITATNSFITGPIVRAFGIEHLLATEPKIVNDRYTTEIDGIPCFHKGKVQRLENWLAKNKMSLQGSCFYSDSINDLPLLEKVDTPVAVDPDEKLLALARQKGWNCISLRD
- a CDS encoding DUF5666 domain-containing protein, with the protein product MNTFIKSSRHVTSDKIKSGTLVTLAAMFISLFCASVALADRDRRYERYREEIKIYGIIDSLPRSGLIGRWVVGGREVEVTDRTEIEEEHGPAEVGRYVEVEGVRDNNVLLAYEIEVERNKKHGSRHR
- the miaB gene encoding tRNA (N6-isopentenyl adenosine(37)-C2)-methylthiotransferase MiaB, giving the protein MSKHVYIKTFGCQMNERDSEIMEQMLAQSGYIPVGEPTNADLVILNTCSIRAKAEQKVFSLLGSLRKQKKQQPDLRIAVAGCVAQQEGEQIFRRMPHVDIVVGTQQLYQLPEMLGRLERQETAREISCDLDKEFTIPPFQKLLEEAPAQAQSAEFRKFVTIMQGCNNYCSYCVVPTTRGREISRPVADILEEVRLLIARGIKEITLLGQNVNSYGCTNAVAEKTTGFADLLKMVAEIPGVQRLRFTTSNPQDLSTELMQCFRDLPNLCPHFHLPVQAGSNAVLKRMHRKYTRELYLEKVVELRSYRPDIAICTDVIVGFPGETEEDFEQTMDLLETVRFHGSFSFKYSDRPHTRSTDFSDKVDEEVKGERLQRFQNRQDAISLERNQEFLDKTVEVMVESWSPSRAQGRTGTNHIVHFTSPTDLLPGDLALLTITHAGQHSLKGDVLVKSS
- a CDS encoding ABC transporter ATP-binding protein, encoding MTEQQGTPILEVSDLTMQFGGIRALDNLNIRVRQGEIAALIGPNGAGKTTFFNCLTGIYKPTAGNLLLTPPGQDTKRLNGLKPNQVTVQGLARTFQNIRLFPDMSVLENVMIGCHCRTKARVLGAIFRDKRTIKEEKEVIARSFALLEKVGLAELANEFAKNLPYGAQRRLEIARALATDPALLLLDEPAAGMNPQETVELDELITEIRDDGISILLIEHDMKLVMSLSDHIFVMDYGKKIAEGTPNEVRNNPEVIKAYLGDDIESMQSITT
- a CDS encoding XRE family transcriptional regulator; the protein is MNKHIGSSFDDFLEEEGLLAETEAVAIKRVIAYQVNQTMKAQKLSKVAMAQKMNTSRSALDRLLDPKNTSITLQTLERAAHAVGKRLRIEFA
- a CDS encoding type II toxin-antitoxin system RelE/ParE family toxin, giving the protein METPYRLQVVFYKSDSGKEPVREWLKQLDKEDRKVIGEDIKTVQFGWPLGMPLVRKIEKGLWEVRVRLDGRIARILFTSHDGLMVLLHGFIKKTQKTPTSELKVARQRMATFGDKNE